A region of the Pseudomonas silesiensis genome:
CGAGGCCAATGTCGATTACGACAAAAGCCTCGGTGTGCGCTGGGGCGGTTCGGTGCAGAAAGGTAACTGGAACGGCTCCGGGGTCAACGGCTCCTCGACCACCATTGGTACGCCGGGCAGTACCAGCACCAACTCGCCGTTCGTCGACTTGGGCACCGCCGGCAACACCTCGGGACTGGGTATCGCGTTCATCACCGACAATGTGTTGCTGGACCTGGAGCTGACCGCGATGGAGAAGACCGGCAACGGCGAAATCGTCTCGCAGCCCAAGGTGGTCACGTCCGACAAGGAGACCGCGAAAATCCTCAAGGGCACTGAAATTCCCTATCAGGAAGCCAGTTCCAGCGGCGCCACGTCGGTATCGTTCAAGGAGGCCTCGCTGTCGCTGGAAGTGACGCCGCAAATCACCCCGGACAACCGGATCATCATGGAGGTCAAGGTCACCAAGGATGAGCCGGATTACTTGAACAAGGTCCAGGATGTGCCGCCGATCAAGAAAAACGAGGTCAATGCCAAGGTGCTGGTCAATGACGGCGAGACCATCGTGATCGGCGGGGTTTTCTCAAATACTCAGAGTAAGGTTGTAGATAAGGTGCCATTTCTCGGCGATGTGCCGTATCTTGGCCGCCTTTTCCGGCGTGACGTGGTTTCGGAGAAAAAATCCGAGCTGCTGGTATTTCTCACTCCGCGTATCATGAACAACCAGGCGATTGCTGTGAGTCATTGATTCTGTGCGAAATTTGATTCTTGTTGGACCGATGGGGGCTGGAAAAAGCACCATCGGCCGTTTGCTGGCCAAAGAGCTGCGCCTGCCGTTCAAGGATTCCGATAAGGAAATTGAATTGCGCACGGGCGCCAATATCCCGTGGATTTTCGATAAGGAAGGCGAGCCGGGCTTTCGTGATCGCGAGCAGGCGATGATTGCCGAGCTGTGCGGCTGCGATGGTGTGGTGCTGGCGACCGGTGGCGGCGCGGTGATGCGCGAAGCCAATCGTCGGGCGCTGCATGCCGGTGGTCGGGTGGTTTACCTGCATGCCTCCGTCGAACAGCAGGTCGGTCGCACCTCGCGTGACCGCAATCGACCCCTGCTGCGCACTGCCGATCCGGCCAAGACTCTTCGGGACCTGCTGGCGATTCGCGATCCGCTTTATCGGGAAATCGCTGATCTGGTAGTGGAAACCGATGAGCGCCCGCCGCGAATGGTGGTGCTTGATATTCTCGAGCGTTTGCAACAGCTGCCTCCCCGTTAAAGCGAGGCGCGAAATGCGCTATTCTCGGGCGCTGTCATGACCGCTCAAGGTTGTGGCGCATGGCTACCGAACGGCGTCGCACCAGCAGGCGCCGTAGACATTGGCTAACTCTAGGCAGGATGCCTGATTCCATCTTTACTGTGGGGACACATGCAGACACTCAAGGTCGATCTAGGCGAGCGCAGCTACCCGATTCATATTGGCGAAGGTTTGTTGGATCAGCCTGAGCTGCTGGCCCCGCATATCCGCGGACGGCAAGTGGCGATTATCTCCAACGAAACCGTTGCGCCGCTCTATCTCGAGCGTCTGACCCGCAGCCTCGCACCGTTCTCGGTCATTTCCGTGGTACTGCCCGACGGCGAAGCCTTCAAGACCTGGGAAACCCTGCAGCTTATATTCGACGGCCTGCTGACCGCGCGCCACGACCGTCGCACCACGGTGATTGCCCTCGGTGGCGGCGTCATTGGCGACATGGCCGGTTTTGCCGCCGCCTGTTACCAGCGCGGCGTCGATTTCATCCAGGTCCCGACCACCTTGCTGTCGCAAGTCGACTCGTCGGTGGGCGGCAAGACCGGCATCAATCATCCGTTGGGCAAGAACATGGTCGGTGCCTTCTATCAGCCGAACGTGGTGCTGATCGATACCGCCACCCTCAATACCCTGCCGGCCCGCGAGCTGTCCGCCGGGCTTGCTGAAGTCATCAAGTACGGGCTGATCTGCGACGAGCCGTTCCTGACCTGGCTCGAAGAAAACGTCGATCGCCTGCGCGCCCTTGATCAGGTCGCCCTGACCTACGCCATCGAGCGTTCCTGCGCGGCCAAGGCGGCGGTAGTCGGTGCCGACGAGAAGGAAACCGGCGTTCGTGCCACGTTGAACCTGGGCCACACCTTCGGTCACGCCATCGAAACCCATATGGGCTATGGTGTCTGGCTGCATGGTGAAGCGGTCGCTGCTGGCACCGTAATGGCTCTGCAGATGTCCGCACTGCTGGGCTGGATCAGCGAGCAGGAGCGCGATCGCGGCATCCGCCTGTTCCAGCGCGCCGGCCTGCCGGTCATTCCGCCTGAAGAGATGACTGAAGCCGATTTTCTCGAACACATGGCAATAGACAAGAAAGTGATCGACGGCCGTTTACGCCTGGTGCTGCTGCGCCACATGGGCGAAGCGGTGGTGACCGACGATTATCCGAAAGAGGTTTTACAGGCCACGCTGGGAGCGGACTACCGCGCCCTGGCTCAGCTTAAAGGTTAATAGATCCCGATGACTAGTTTGCATGCCGACGAGGCTTTCCTCGGCCATTACCAGTTGAGCCATGACCCTTTTGCTCCGCGGGTGCCTGGCTTCAAATTTTTCCCGGCCCAGCGCAAACCGGTGTTGGGACAACTGCATCACCTGGCACGCTATAGCCAGTTGCTGCTGGTGGTCACCGGTCCGCAAGGCAGTGGCAAGACCCTGTTGCGTCAAGCCCTGGTGGCCAGTACCAACAAGCAGACGGTGCAGAGCGTGGTGGTATCCGCCCGTGGTGCCGGTGATGCAACCGGCGTGCTAAAGCAGGTGGCCCAGGCGCTGAACGTTGCACAGCCGGAGATCGGTGCGATTCTGGCTCAAGTGGTGCAACTGGCGCTCACGGGGCAGGAGGTCTACCTGCTGGTGGATGATGCCGAGCAACTGGACGAGTCCGCGCTGGAGGCCTTGATGGCCCTGGCGACGGGCGCGCCGGAAGGGCGTCCCCATGTGTTCCTGTTCGGCGAGTCCTCGCTGATTGCGCAGCTTGATGCGTTGACCCTTGAGGAAGAGCGTTTCCACGTCATCGAGTTGCAGCCGTACACCGAAGAAGAAACCCGGGAATATATGGACCAGCGGCTCGAGGGCGCCGGTCGCGGTATCGAACTTTTCACCGCAAAACAGATCTCTGATATTCACGAAAGCTCCGACGGTTGGCCTGGCACCATCAACCAGGTTGCCCGCGATGCAATGATCGAAGCCATGATTGCCAGCCGCTCAGCGGTCAAGCGTCCAACTATGGGGTTCAATATGCCGAAGAAACACGTATTGGCGATATCCGCCGTCGTCGTGGTCGCGGTAGCCGCCGCCTGGCTGATGCCGGGTCGCAGCAAAGCACCGACCACTGGCGCGCCTGCCAACGAGCAGGCGCAACAGCAGCCTGGTCAGGGCGCGCCGCAAACTGATGGCAGCGCTCCGGCCATGGAGTTCAACGGTAATTCGCAACCGATGCCGTTACCGCTGGTCGGTAACTCGCAACCGGTCATGCGCGGTCCCCTGGCCGAAGCGGCCGGCGGCATCACCGAAGGCGACGACGGCGTGCCGGTAGAGGGTTCCAGCGCTACGCCGCCGACCGTGACCACGACTGCGCCGCCTGCCGGCGTCCAGCCAGGTCCGGCGCCGACACCGGCCGCCAAACCAGCGCCTGCGCCGACTCAGGTCGCAACGGCCAAGCCTGCCCCGGCGCCTGCGGCGAAACCGGCCCCGGTGCCCGCCAAGCCAGTTGCTGCTGCACCCGCCAAGCCTGCCGACAAGCCAGTCACCGTGGCCAAAGCCGCCGGCGGCACCTGGTACGCCGGGCAAGCGCCGACCAACTACGTGGTGCAGATCCTCGGCACCAGCTCCGAAGCGTCTGCGCAAAACTTCGTGAAAGAGCAGGGCGGCGAGTACCGTTATTTCAAGAAAGTGCTCAACGGCAAGCCGCTTTACGTCATCACCTATGGTAGCTTCGCCAATCGCGATGCAGCCCTTAGCGCCATCAAGGCCTTGCCAGCGAAGGTTCAGGCTGGTAAACCTTGGCCTCGCACTGTCGCCAGCGTCCAACAGGAGCTGGCAGCAACTCGCTGAAGATTCGGCGGCCTTACCCAGGCCGCCTCTCCAGGCACCTCAAAATTTCCGCAAGTGCGCGCTGCCTGAAGGGTCTGCTGGCGCTTGCTGACGACCGCGTTGCGCGCCAACATGCGCGAGGCTGCGTTGCGGGATTTGCCAAGGGAAGAGCCATTGGCAGCATCCCGCGCTTGCCTCGCACATGTTGGCATCGCAACGCGGTTCGTCAGCAAGCACCAGCAGACCTTGGGCCGCGTGCCTTGTGGTGTCTGCGTCACAGTAGTCTTTGAGTCGTAGCGGTCAAAATTAAAAAAGTTTTGACTAGCACAGTAGATAGCTTTAAACCTTTCACAAATGCGACATAGATTTGCGACATTTCGTCGCCAAATTTGTGAGGCTAAGTGTCGGTGTGTACAATGACCTCCCTTTTGCCCCCGCAAAGCTGGCGTACGTCCGGCGCGGATGGTAAGTGGTTGAATTGAAAAGAAATTTGCCCTGATAAGGGGCAGCCTGGTGAGAAAGTGTCTATGAAAGCAGGTCTGTACCAACCAGATGAATTCAAGGATAACTGCGGTTTCGGCCTGATAGCCCATATGCAGGGCGAGCCCAGTCATACCCTTTTGCAAACGGCCGTCGAGGCCCTGACCTGCATGACCCACCGCGGTGGGATCAACGCCGACGGCAAGACCGGTGACGGTTGCGGTCTGCTGATTCAAAAGCCGGACGTGTTCCTGCGAGCCATCGCCCAGGAAACGTTCGGCGTCGCATTACCCAAGCAATATGCCGTGGGCATGGTGTTCTTCAATCAGGACCCGGTCAAAGCCGAAGCCGCTCGCGAGAATATGAACCGCGAGATCCTGGCCGAAGGCCTGACCCTGGTCGGCTGGCGCAAAGTGCCGATCGACACAAGCGTCCTCGGCCGCCTGGCCCTTGAGCGCCTGCCGCAGATCGAGCAGGTGTACATCGGCGGCGAAGGCCTGAGCGACCAGGACATGGCGATCAAGCTGTTCAGCGCCCGTCGTCGCTCGTCGGTGGCCAACGCCGCCGACGTCGATCACTACATCTGCAGCTTTTCCCACAAGACCATCATTTACAAAGGCCTGATGATGCCGGCGGATTTGACCGCCTTCTATCCAGACCTCAGCGACGAGCGCCTGCAAACTTCGATTTGCGTGTTCCACCAGCGCTTCTCCACCAACACCCTGCCGAAATGGCCGCTGGCTCAGCCGTTCCGCTTCCTCGCCCACAACGGCGAGATCAACACCATCACCGGCAACCGCAACTGGGCCCAGGCCCGTCGCACCAAGTTCACCAACGATCTGATGGATCTGGAAGAACTCGGCCCGCTGGTGAACCGCGTAGGTTCCGACTCCTCCAGCATGGACAACATGCTCGAGTTGATGGTCACCGGTGGCATCGACCTGTTCCGCGGTGTGCGGATGATCATTCCGCCTGCGTGGCAGAACGTCGAAACCATGGACCCGGACCTGCGGGCGTTCTACGAATACAACTCGATGCACATGGAACCGTGGGACGGCCCGGCCGGCGTGGTAATGACCGACGGTCGCTACGCGGTGTGCCTGCTCGACCGTAACGGTCTGCGTCCGGCGCGCTGGGTTACCACCAAGAACGGCTTCATCACCCTGGCCTCGGAAATCGGTGTCTGGAACTACCAGCCTGAAGACGTGATCGCCAAGGGTCGTGTCGGCCCGGGCCAGATCTTTGCCGTGGACACCGAAACCGGTCAGATCCTCGACACCGATGCCATCGACAACCGCCTGAAGTCGCGTCATCCGTACAAGCAATGGCTGCGCAAGAATGCCCTGCGCATCCAGGCGACCATGGAAGACAACGACCACGGTTCGGCGTTCTACGACGTCGATCAGCTCAAGCAATACATGAAGATGTACCAGGTCACGTTCGAAGAGCGCGACCAGGTGCTGCGTCCACTGGGCGAACAGGGCTACGAAGCCGTCGGCTCGATGGGCGACGATACGCCGATGGCCGTGCTGTCCCAGCGCGTGCGCACGCCGTACGACTATTTCCGCCAGCAGTTCGCGCAGGTGACCAACCCGCCGATCGACCCGCTGCGTGAAGCCATCGTCATGTCGCTGGAGATCTGCCTCGGTGCCGAGCGCAACATCTTCCAGGAGTCGCCGGAACACGCTTCGCGCGTGATCCTCAGCTCGCCGGTCATTTCTCCGGCCAAGTGGCGCTCGCTGATGAACCTCGATCGTCCGGGCTTCGAGCGCCAGATCATCGATCTCAACTACGACGAGAGCGTCGGCCTCGAAACTGCGGTGCGCAACGTCGCCGATCAGGCTGAAGAAGCCGTTCGCGCCGGCCGCACCCTGATCGTGCTGAGTGACCGTCACATCGCCCCTGGCAAGTTGCCGATCCACGCTTCCCTGGCCACCGGCGCGGTGCACCATCGCCTGACCGAAAAAGGCCTGCGTTGCGACTCCAACATCCTGGTGGAAACCGCAACCGCTCGTGATCCGCATCACTTCGCGGTGTTGATCGGTTTCGGCGCCTCGGCGGTCTATCCGTTCCTGGCCTACGAAGTGCTGGGCGACCTGATCCGCACCGGTGAAGTGCTGGGCGACCTTTATGAGGTGTTCAAGAACTACCGCAAAGGCATCACCAAAGGCCTGTTGAAGATCCTGTCGAAGATGGGGATCTCCACCATCGCCTCGTACCGTGGTGCTCAGCTGTTCGAAGCGATCGGCCTGTCCGAGGAAGTCTGCGACCTGAGCTTCCGTGGTGTACCGAGCCGCATCAAGGGCGCGCGTTTCGTCGACATCGAAGCCGAGCAGAAAGCGCTGGCGGCCGAAGCCTGGAGTCCGCGCAAGCCGATCCAGCAAGGCGGGCTGCTGAAGTTCGTCCACGGTGGCGAATATCACGCCTACAACCCGGACGTGGTCAACACCCTGCAAGCCGCGGTGCAGCAGGGCGACTACGGCAAGTTCAAGGAATACACGGCGCTGGTGGATAACCGCCCGGTGTCGATGATCCGCGACCTGCTCAAGGTCAAGACCCTCGACACGCCGCTGGACATCAGCGAGATCGAACCGCTGGAATCGGTGCTCAAGCGCTTCGACTCCGCGGGCATCTCCCTTGGCGCCCTGTCGCCGGAAGCCCACGAAGCCCTGGCCGAAGCCATGAACCGCCTCGGTGCGCGTTCCAACTCCGGCGAAGGCGGCGAAGACCCGGCGCGCTACGGCACCATCAAGAGCTCGAAAATCAAGCAAGTCGCGACCGGCCGTTTCGGGGTGACCCCGGAATACCTGGTCAACGCTGAAGTGCTGCAGATCAAGGTTGCCCAAGGCGCCAAGCCTGGCGAAGGTGGTCAGCTGCCGGGTGGCAAGGTCAACGGCCTGATCGCCAAGCTGCGTTATGCGGTGCCGGGCGTGACCTTGATTTCGCCACCGCCGCACCACGACATCTACTCGATCGAAGACTTGTCGCAGCTGATTTTCGACCTGAAACAAGTCAACCCGAAGGCGCTGGTTTCGGTGAAACTGGTAGCAGAAGCGGGCGTCGGCACCATCGCCGCCGGTGTGGCCAAGGCTTATGCGGACTTGATCACCATCTCCGGCTACGACGGCGGCACCGGTGCATCGCCGCTGACCTCGATCAAATACGCCGGCGCTCCATGGGAACTCGGCCTGGCCGAAACTCACCAGACCCTGCGTGGCAACGATCTGCGCGGCAAAGTCCGGGTGCAGACCGACGGCGGCCTGAAAACCGGCCTCGACGTGATCAAGGCAGCGATCCTGGGCGCTGAAAGCTTCGGCTTCGGCACCGCGCCGATGATCGCCCTGGGCTGCAAATACCTGCGTATCTGCCACCTGAACAACTGCGCCACCGGCGTCGCGACTCAGAACGAGAAGCTGCGCAAGGATCACTACATCGGTACCGTCGACATGGTGGTGAATTTCTTCACCTACGTCGCCGAAGAAACCCGTGAGTGGCTGGCGAAGCTGGGCGTGCGCTCCCTCGAAGAGCTGATCGGTCGTACCGACCTGCTGGACATCCTCGAAGGCCAGACCGCCAAGCAGAACCACCTGGACCTGACCCCGTTGCTCGGCAGCGATCACATCCCGGCAGACAAGCCCCAGTTCTGCCAGGTCGAGCGCAACCCACCGTTCGACAAAGGCTTGCTGGCAGAGAAAATGGTCGACCTGGCCACCTCGGCCATCAACGACATGAGCGGCGCCGATTTCGCCCTGGATATCTGCAACTGCGACCGTTCCATCGGCGCGCGGATCTCCGGTGAAATCGCACGCAAGTACGGCAACCAGGGCATGGCCAGCGCGCCGATCACCTTCCGCTTCAACGGGACGGCCGGTCAGAGCTTCGGTGTGTGGAACGCCGGCGGCTTGAACATGTACCTGGAAGGCGATGCCAACGACTACGTCGGCAAGGGCATGACCGGCGGCAAACTGGTCATCGTTCCGCCCAAGGGTAGCGTGTACAAGACTCAGGACAGTGCCATCATCGGCAACACCTGCCTGTACGGCGCCACCGGCGGCAAACTGTTCGCCGCCGGGACCGCGGGCGAGCGCTTCGCAGTGCGTAACTCCGGTGCTCACACCGTGGTTGAAGGCACTGGCGATCACTGCTGCGAATACATGACCGGTGGTTTCGTCTGCGTGCTGGGCAAGACCGGTTACAACTTCGGCTCAGGCATGACTGGCGGTTTCGCCTATGTGCTCGACCAGGACAACAGCTTCGTTGACCGGGTCAACCACGAACTGGTGGAAATCCAGCGGATCAGCGGTGAGGCGATGGAAGCCTATCGCAGCCACCTGCAACGCGTGCTGAACGAATACGTCGAGGAAACCGACAGCGAGTGGGGTCGTAACCTCGCCGAAAACCTCGATGACTATTTGCGTCGTTTCTGGCTGGTCAAGCCCAAGGCTGCCAACCTGAAATCGTTGCTTTCCAGCACCCGTGCCAACCCGCAGTGATATGCGCCTGAAGAGTTTGATGAGGTTTTAACAATGGCTGAACGTCTGAATAACGACTTCCAGTTCATCGATGTCGGGCGCAAGGATCCGAAGAAGAAACTGTTGCGTCAACGCAAGAAAGAGTTCGTGGAAATCTACGAACCCTTCAAACCCCAGCATTCGGCCGATCAGGCCCACCGCTGCCTGGGTTGCGGTAACCCGTATTGCGAATGGAAGTGCCCGGTGCACAACTTCATTCCGAACTGGCTGAAACTGGTGGCCGAGGGCAACATCCTCCAGGCCGCCGAGCTGTCGCACCAGACCAACACCCTGCCGGAAGTGTGCGGCCGGGTGTGCCCGCAGGATCGTCTGTGCGAGGGTGCCTGCACCCTCAACGACGGCTTCGGCGCGGTGACCATCGGTTCGGTCGAGAAGTACATCACCGATACCGCGTTCGCCATGGGCTGGCGCCCGGACATGTCCAAGGTCAAGCCGACCGGCAAGCGTGTTGCCATTATCGGCGCAGGCCCTGCCGGCCTTGGGTGTGCCGACGTGCTGGTGCGTGGCGGCGTGACCCCGGTGGTGTTCGACAAGAACCCGGAAATCGGTGGCCTGCTGACCTTCGGCATCCCCGAGTTCAAACTGGAAAAGACCGTGCTGAGCAATCGCCGCGAAGTCTTCACCGGCATGGGCATCGAGTTCCGCCTGAACACCGAAGTGGGCAAGGACGTGACCGTCGAGCAACTGCTCGAAGAATACGATGCCGTGTTCATGGGCATGGGCACCTACACCTACATGAAGGGCGGCTTTGCCGGCGAGGACTTGCCGGGCGTGCATGATGCGCTGGACTTCCTGATCGCCAACGTCAATCGCAACCTGGGCTTTGAGAAGTCGCCGGAAGATTTCGTCGACATGAAGGGCAAGAAGGTCGTGGTGCTGGGTGGCGGCGACACGGCGATGGACTGCAACCGGACCTCGATTCGCCAGGGTGCCAAGTCGGTGACCTGTGCCTATCGTCGCGACGAAGCGAACATGCCGGGCTCGCGCAAAGAGGTGAAGAACGCGAAGGAAGAGGGCGTGAAATTCCTCTACAACCGTCAGCCTATCGCGATCGTTGGCGAAGACCGCGTCGAGGGCGTGAAGGTGGTCGAGACCCGTCTCGGCGAACCCGATGCCCGCGGCCGTCGCAGCCCCGAGCCGATCCCGGGCTCCGAAGAGATCATCCCGGCGGACGCCGTGGTCATCGCGTTCGGTTTCCGCCCGAGCCCGGCGCCGTGGTTCGAACAGTTCAGCATCCAGACCGATAGCCAGGGCCGCGTCGTGGCACCGGAGCAAGGTCAGTACAAGCACCAGACCAGCAACCCGAAAATCTTCGCCGGTGGCGATATGGTGCGCGGGTCCGACCTGGTGGTGACGGCGATCTTCGAAGGGCGTAATGCCGCTGAAGGGATCCTGGATTACCTCGGTGTTTAAACCCGCTTGATCGGCGTCGCTCCATTCGCGGGCAAGCCTCGCTCCTACAGGTTAATCACACTCCCGTAGGAGCGAGGCTTACCCGCGAAGGGGCCGGTCGCGTCAACGTAGATCTAGCATTAAACCGCGACAAATTGACCAGAGAGACAAAAGGCTGACCTGCAACCGTGCCTTTTGCGTCGCGCTCTGAGAAAATGCCCGCACTTTTTTTCCGGATGCCGACATGACTGCCCTGAAGAACGACCGTTTCCTTCGTGCCCTGCTCAAGCAACCCGTAGACGTCACCCCTGTGTGGATGATGCGTCAGGCCGGTCGCTATCTGCCGGAATACCGCGCCAGCCGTGCCAAGGCCGGTGATTTCATGAGCCTGTGCATGAATCCGGAGTTCGCTTGCGAAGTCACGATGCAGCCGCTCGACCGCTATCCGCAACTGGACGCGGCAATCCTGTTCTCCGACATCCTCACCATCCCGGACGCCATGGGCCAGGGCCTGTACTTCGAAACC
Encoded here:
- the gltB gene encoding glutamate synthase large subunit, encoding MKAGLYQPDEFKDNCGFGLIAHMQGEPSHTLLQTAVEALTCMTHRGGINADGKTGDGCGLLIQKPDVFLRAIAQETFGVALPKQYAVGMVFFNQDPVKAEAARENMNREILAEGLTLVGWRKVPIDTSVLGRLALERLPQIEQVYIGGEGLSDQDMAIKLFSARRRSSVANAADVDHYICSFSHKTIIYKGLMMPADLTAFYPDLSDERLQTSICVFHQRFSTNTLPKWPLAQPFRFLAHNGEINTITGNRNWAQARRTKFTNDLMDLEELGPLVNRVGSDSSSMDNMLELMVTGGIDLFRGVRMIIPPAWQNVETMDPDLRAFYEYNSMHMEPWDGPAGVVMTDGRYAVCLLDRNGLRPARWVTTKNGFITLASEIGVWNYQPEDVIAKGRVGPGQIFAVDTETGQILDTDAIDNRLKSRHPYKQWLRKNALRIQATMEDNDHGSAFYDVDQLKQYMKMYQVTFEERDQVLRPLGEQGYEAVGSMGDDTPMAVLSQRVRTPYDYFRQQFAQVTNPPIDPLREAIVMSLEICLGAERNIFQESPEHASRVILSSPVISPAKWRSLMNLDRPGFERQIIDLNYDESVGLETAVRNVADQAEEAVRAGRTLIVLSDRHIAPGKLPIHASLATGAVHHRLTEKGLRCDSNILVETATARDPHHFAVLIGFGASAVYPFLAYEVLGDLIRTGEVLGDLYEVFKNYRKGITKGLLKILSKMGISTIASYRGAQLFEAIGLSEEVCDLSFRGVPSRIKGARFVDIEAEQKALAAEAWSPRKPIQQGGLLKFVHGGEYHAYNPDVVNTLQAAVQQGDYGKFKEYTALVDNRPVSMIRDLLKVKTLDTPLDISEIEPLESVLKRFDSAGISLGALSPEAHEALAEAMNRLGARSNSGEGGEDPARYGTIKSSKIKQVATGRFGVTPEYLVNAEVLQIKVAQGAKPGEGGQLPGGKVNGLIAKLRYAVPGVTLISPPPHHDIYSIEDLSQLIFDLKQVNPKALVSVKLVAEAGVGTIAAGVAKAYADLITISGYDGGTGASPLTSIKYAGAPWELGLAETHQTLRGNDLRGKVRVQTDGGLKTGLDVIKAAILGAESFGFGTAPMIALGCKYLRICHLNNCATGVATQNEKLRKDHYIGTVDMVVNFFTYVAEETREWLAKLGVRSLEELIGRTDLLDILEGQTAKQNHLDLTPLLGSDHIPADKPQFCQVERNPPFDKGLLAEKMVDLATSAINDMSGADFALDICNCDRSIGARISGEIARKYGNQGMASAPITFRFNGTAGQSFGVWNAGGLNMYLEGDANDYVGKGMTGGKLVIVPPKGSVYKTQDSAIIGNTCLYGATGGKLFAAGTAGERFAVRNSGAHTVVEGTGDHCCEYMTGGFVCVLGKTGYNFGSGMTGGFAYVLDQDNSFVDRVNHELVEIQRISGEAMEAYRSHLQRVLNEYVEETDSEWGRNLAENLDDYLRRFWLVKPKAANLKSLLSSTRANPQ
- a CDS encoding FAD-dependent oxidoreductase, which codes for MAERLNNDFQFIDVGRKDPKKKLLRQRKKEFVEIYEPFKPQHSADQAHRCLGCGNPYCEWKCPVHNFIPNWLKLVAEGNILQAAELSHQTNTLPEVCGRVCPQDRLCEGACTLNDGFGAVTIGSVEKYITDTAFAMGWRPDMSKVKPTGKRVAIIGAGPAGLGCADVLVRGGVTPVVFDKNPEIGGLLTFGIPEFKLEKTVLSNRREVFTGMGIEFRLNTEVGKDVTVEQLLEEYDAVFMGMGTYTYMKGGFAGEDLPGVHDALDFLIANVNRNLGFEKSPEDFVDMKGKKVVVLGGGDTAMDCNRTSIRQGAKSVTCAYRRDEANMPGSRKEVKNAKEEGVKFLYNRQPIAIVGEDRVEGVKVVETRLGEPDARGRRSPEPIPGSEEIIPADAVVIAFGFRPSPAPWFEQFSIQTDSQGRVVAPEQGQYKHQTSNPKIFAGGDMVRGSDLVVTAIFEGRNAAEGILDYLGV
- the aroK gene encoding shikimate kinase AroK translates to MRNLILVGPMGAGKSTIGRLLAKELRLPFKDSDKEIELRTGANIPWIFDKEGEPGFRDREQAMIAELCGCDGVVLATGGGAVMREANRRALHAGGRVVYLHASVEQQVGRTSRDRNRPLLRTADPAKTLRDLLAIRDPLYREIADLVVETDERPPRMVVLDILERLQQLPPR
- a CDS encoding AAA family ATPase; the protein is MTSLHADEAFLGHYQLSHDPFAPRVPGFKFFPAQRKPVLGQLHHLARYSQLLLVVTGPQGSGKTLLRQALVASTNKQTVQSVVVSARGAGDATGVLKQVAQALNVAQPEIGAILAQVVQLALTGQEVYLLVDDAEQLDESALEALMALATGAPEGRPHVFLFGESSLIAQLDALTLEEERFHVIELQPYTEEETREYMDQRLEGAGRGIELFTAKQISDIHESSDGWPGTINQVARDAMIEAMIASRSAVKRPTMGFNMPKKHVLAISAVVVVAVAAAWLMPGRSKAPTTGAPANEQAQQQPGQGAPQTDGSAPAMEFNGNSQPMPLPLVGNSQPVMRGPLAEAAGGITEGDDGVPVEGSSATPPTVTTTAPPAGVQPGPAPTPAAKPAPAPTQVATAKPAPAPAAKPAPVPAKPVAAAPAKPADKPVTVAKAAGGTWYAGQAPTNYVVQILGTSSEASAQNFVKEQGGEYRYFKKVLNGKPLYVITYGSFANRDAALSAIKALPAKVQAGKPWPRTVASVQQELAATR
- the aroB gene encoding 3-dehydroquinate synthase, encoding MQTLKVDLGERSYPIHIGEGLLDQPELLAPHIRGRQVAIISNETVAPLYLERLTRSLAPFSVISVVLPDGEAFKTWETLQLIFDGLLTARHDRRTTVIALGGGVIGDMAGFAAACYQRGVDFIQVPTTLLSQVDSSVGGKTGINHPLGKNMVGAFYQPNVVLIDTATLNTLPARELSAGLAEVIKYGLICDEPFLTWLEENVDRLRALDQVALTYAIERSCAAKAAVVGADEKETGVRATLNLGHTFGHAIETHMGYGVWLHGEAVAAGTVMALQMSALLGWISEQERDRGIRLFQRAGLPVIPPEEMTEADFLEHMAIDKKVIDGRLRLVLLRHMGEAVVTDDYPKEVLQATLGADYRALAQLKG